A window of the Candida orthopsilosis Co 90-125, chromosome 1 draft sequence genome harbors these coding sequences:
- a CDS encoding Nup188 nuclear pore complex subunit, protein MTSTITSISGSGTTKLPLKAIQPTQYWTFENALALINDCQDPYISEALDEYLLLIKDVILTPSPFSGDKSTSTTKIGKEVSLYGILYTDITQQNIKDGELVHKHLDLDFKEIIRVIDQVCKRVPPKPAPKLNFKSKLNDDRVAQLDTERIGLYIYNILRERRIVLKIARETLGNKTNPDTSSVIRNIGKELFLSKDYIEKLIKSLRGTLAYIINESYKTGLSKSIDEIIFNESVLFCIDSCKVLIEISAQNPLVTKDLVKQWFELMQETNFSVALGPNLQYSESFELIQTLFTVISIEFLDLDNAFDSLDDDIGSYVSDIDVFSFVNDVITSDYNSNAVIIYSWSVILLRKSYFYQEFSTPSIAKSFETKFPVPILDNLVNQCNSKSLALNVFGSLKELSEKVKFDKLHSTVLSSVITASISLVELTPEITDCIVNIIRNCPNIVVEKFFNNQATIEALIIARAKFPLLLSPYIKLASINGDFALHEFNDMKSYIQVYKRDQFDKLYQIDDQNPELVKLTDGVNLFPPFESKKKLAMALTIGTRAKMLPAVNPDEVLVTFLHEYNGWAFVGRVLYNISKGVISIDEAREELILDILRLMASVSADCGEDEIKLMLESMSAYIDDSDVIEIVLRFLEQSLHARNIAISSTVLKLLSNLLPIIPKRIWSYLAKSSLFTRDGKEGLALTIFGAVEMVNGDFGFSLALVNFADALTRDCISYGTNVDKLREDMIYQFTSHSVFLFENFSHCHFACVYDRFQLGSSLLELFTTILKTTYGVEVGCKPEKKLTRVFSKGSQYLLNCFLATDTNYTRTISPLINVIESCAYNIDLFELTDTSGVFFDKWISRAFSFAELVITLRNNLKLTPSALEKTLFEKASNLVATFANNGSYRLISVNLLTSLIGSKWENEPTPSLLSHLGHYDAQVLKQSIISSLKNSLDDYDLKIALNEFICAVMGSRQEGLIVLFNTGKSAFPGTQSANDSSNKDSEASNESVVQILKKSVREMKYYPNFVSLHLIDAIALSCNSWTIVKETKFDEEFINILIDRVKTQITDPPKSIGNFIDRCYELVLVAKIADILALYLFTTKNEKCRNQIIEFINSESFLEIAKHKFEIKHYQHSLHDELETSFKNSYPNLELAKFTNSLTKPNTIGFNSIYNLVFMDKLFHNHASWLDIKEQLIASSVNSQYLMAQFTAAKSFGTLLTSFCRRYQGPFNPELLKLVDFLLKTDVTENIPSAEFRQIYFDRIELGFYIVYSFFNAEKQIKHDDSIFEIIKSASTLLSSSSLNFITDLVASKGTYRPLLRIIYCALKMIKGNSKTVTGNLSLFQDLFDAIITKGIKSLSAELQNDVYLLKRSNDKSLAMYKFGEKFDDFQLILSILKVFIAFKPDEPLLTQGIASSVKQAGIVKTLLNVYTMSYSIDIGDEFAFAQMSLSYLLELMAIDSVAQSIVSSGLYVTLLESPISRPIRAGGLSVLNEAKYYRLWIDGILPIIIASISKLGASIVPEICVALQLFSKQIEHCVNSWARDSSSLKISSGAVYETNQILVIYNLLKAMNVGDYLNSTMSDYTNQAHFDDSIAEEEDASAVIDMRILPGLDSESNRDDFIDCIDNLLKHPKFLTSRIIASSPEEKSIIDRGGEWYDVFVKSIFEDIREMKNMLS, encoded by the coding sequence ATgacatcaacaatcacGTCTATTAGTGGGCTGGGAACAACCAAACTCCCGTTAAAAGCTATTCAGCCCACACAATATTGgacttttgaaaatgcattggcattgattaatgattGTCAAGATCCGTACATATCAGAAGCATTGGACGAATATTTGTTACTTATTAAGGACGTCATATTGACTCCATCACCATTTTCAGGTGATAAGTCAACCTCCACGACTAAAATTGGGAAGGAAGTATCACTATATGGAATACTATACACCGACATCACCCAGCAGAATATAAAAGACGGTGAATTAGTCCATAAACATCTCGACTTGGACTTTAAAGAGATCATCAGAGtcattgatcaagtttGTAAAAGGGTTCCGCCAAAACCAGCACCCAAGTTAAATTTTAAGAGCAAGTTGAACGATGACAGGGTAGCACAATTGGATACCGAAAGAATAGGACTCTACATCTATAATATACTACGAGAGAGGAGAAtagtattgaaaattgccCGAGAGACTCTAGGTAACAAAACCAATCCGGATACTTCTTCTGTGATACGAAATATTGGTAaagaattgtttttgtcTAAAGACTacattgaaaagttgatcaaatcacTCCGGGGTACTTTAGCCTACATTATTAATGAATCCTACAAAACAGGCTTATCAAAGagtattgatgaaattattttcaatgagTCGGTGCTATTTTGTATTGACTCGTGTAAAGTTTTAATTGAAATATCTGCTCAGAATCCTTTAGTTACGAAAGATTTAGTGAAGCAATGGTTCGAATTGATGCAAGAAACAAACTTTTCAGTTGCTTTGGGGCCTAACTTGCAATATTCGGAGTCATTTGAACTAATCCAAACCTTGTTCACAGTGATATCTATTGAATTTCTAGATCTTGACAATGCATTCGATTctttggatgatgatattgGTTCATATGTATCTGATATAGATGTGTTTTCATTCGTCAATGATGTCATAACTAGTGACTACAACAGCAATGCGGTTATAATCTATAGTTGGAGCGTCATACTTTTGAGGAAATCATATTTTTACCAAGAGTTCTCCACTCCCTCAATCGCAAAATCATTTGAGACGAAATTTCCCGTACCGATCTTAGATAACCTTGTCAACCAATGCAATAGTAAAAGCTTGGCTTTGAATGTTTTTGGCTCATTGAAGGAATTAAGTGAGAAGGTCAAGTTTGACAAATTGCACTCGACTGTGTTGTCATCGGTCATCACAGCTTCTATATCGTTGGTTGAATTAACTCCAGAGATCACAGATTGCATCGTCAACATCATCAGAAACTGTCCAAACATTGTTGTAGAGAAGTTCTTTAATAATCAGGCAACAATTGAAGCGCTCATTATTGCTAGGGCCAAGTTCCCACTCTTGTTATCGCCATATATTAAACTAGCTTCTATAAATGGTGATTTTGCATTGCACGAGTTCAATGATATGAAATCGTATATTCAAGTGTACAAGAGAGACCAATTTGATAAGTTGTACCAAATTGACGATCAAAATCCCGAGTTGGTGAAATTAACCGATGGTGTCAATTTGTTTCCACCATTTGAgtcaaaaaagaaacttgCAATGGCTCTCACAATAGGCACGCGTGCCAAGATGTTACCTGCTGTAAATCCAGATGAAGTGTTGGTGACGTTTTTGCATGAATATAATGGTTGGGCTTTTGTTGGAAGAGTTCTTTACAACATATCAAAAGGAGTGATTAGTATCGATGAAGCAAGAGAGGAGTTGATTCTCGACATTTTGAGATTAATGGCTAGTGTTCTGGCCGATTGTGGAGAGGACGAAATCAAATTAATGTTGGAGTCCATGTCTGCGTATATTGACGATTCTGATGTAATTGAGATTGTGCTCCGATTTCTTGAGCAATCTTTGCATGCAAGGAATATTGCTATCCTGTCTACtgtgttgaaattgttgtcCAATTTGTTACCTATCATCCCGAAAAGAATATGGCTGTACTTGGCCAAGTCTTCATTGTTTACTCGTGATGGTAAAGAGGGTTTAGCATTAACTATTTTTGGAGCTGTGGAAATGGTTAATGGAGATTTTGGTTTCTCGTTAGCACTTGTTAATTTTGCCGATGCCTTAACCAGGGATTGTATTCTGTATGGAACCAACGTTGATAAATTAAGAGAAGACATGATATACCAATTTACTTCTCATCTGGTGTTTTTGTTCGAAAACTTTTCGCATTGCCATTTTGCTTGCGTTTATGATAGATTTCAACTCGGTAGCTCATTATTGGAATTGTTTACTACGATTTTAAAAACTACGTATGGAGTGGAAGTAGGATGCAAGCCGGAGAAAAAACTTACAAGAGTATTTTCTAAAGGAAGCCaatatttgttgaattgcTTTCTAGCGACTGATACAAACTACACACGGACAATTTCACCGTTAATTAATGTCATCGAATCATGTGCGTACAATATCGATTTGTTCGAGCTAACTGACACATCTGGGGTTTTTTTTGATAAGTGGATTTCCCGTGCATTTTCATTTGCCGAATTGGTCATTACTTTGcgaaacaatttgaagttgaCGCCACTGGCTTTGGAGAAGACACTATTTGAGAAGGcttcaaatttggtggCAACTTTTGCCAACAATGGGTCCTACAGATTGATTTCGGTAAATTTGCTTACTAGTTTGATTGGTTCTAAATGGGAGAATGAACCAACGCCTTCATTGTTGTCTCATTTAGGACACTATGATGCACAAGTCTTGAAGCAATCGATAATCTCAAGTTTAAAAAATTCATTggatgattatgatttaAAAATTGCCTTGAATGAGTTTATTTGTGCTGTGATGGGTAGTAGACAAGAAGGTCTTATTGTGTTGTTCAACACTGGTAAGAGTGCATTTCCTGGGACTCAAAGTGCAAACGACTCGCTGAATAAGGATTCAGAAGCTTCGAATGAGTCGGTTGTacagattttgaaaaagagcGTTAGAGAAATGAAGTATTATCCAAATTTTGTCAGTCTTCATTTAATTGACGCAATTGCCTTGTCATGTAACTCGTGGACGATAGTGAAGGAAACTAAATTTGATGAGGAATTTATAAATATTTTGATCGATCGAGTGAAAACACAAATAACTGACCCACCAAAATCGATTGGCAATTTCATAGATAGATGCTACGAGTTGGTATTAGTGGCAAAGATTGCTGATATTCTTGCGTTATATTTATTCACtaccaaaaatgaaaaatgccgcaaccaaatcattgaGTTTATCAATTCAGAAAGCTTTCTTGAGATAGCCAAacataaatttgaaatcaagcACTATCAGCATTCATTAcatgatgaattggaaactTCATTCAAGAATTCATATCCTAATCTTGAGCTTGCGAAATTTACGAACTCCTTGACCAAGCCAAACACCATTGGATTCAACTCAATTTACAATCTAGTGTTTATGGACAAGCTATTCCATAATCACGCTTCGTGGTTAGATATTAAAGAGCAACTCATTGCATCAAGTGTCAATAGCCAATACTTGATGGCTCAATTCACAGCCGCCAAGTCATTTGGTACCTTGTTAACCAGTTTTTGTCGTCGATATCAAGGACCATTTAACcctgaattgttgaaattagttgattttttgttgaagacTGATGTCACTGAAAATATTCCCTCAGCAGAATTTCGTCAAATTTATTTCGATCGAATTGAACTCGGATTTTACATCGTAtattcatttttcaatgctgAAAAGCAAATCAAGCATGACgattcaatatttgaaattattaAAAGTGCAAGTACATTGTTATCATCAAGtagtttgaattttattACTGATTTGGTTGCATCAAAGGGTACTTATAGACCTTTATTACGGATCATTTATTGTGCATTAAAAATGATTAAAGGAAATTCAAAGACGGTTACGGGCAATTTAAGTTTATTTCAAGATTTATTTGATGCAATCATAACTAAAGGAATTAAATCCTTATCCGCTGAATTACAAAACGATGTGTATTTACTCAAGAGAAGCAATGATAAGAGTTTGGCCATGTACAAATTcggtgaaaaatttgatgattttcaaCTAATcttgtcaattttgaagGTATTTATTGCGTTTAAACCAGATGAACCTTTATTGACACAGGGTATAGCATCATCGGTGAAACAAGCAGGTATAGTAAAGACATTGTTAAATGTATACACTATGTCATATTCGATTGatattggtgatgaatttgCATTTGCACAAATGAGCTTACTGTATTTGTTGGAGTTGATGGCTATTGATTCAGTAGCTCAATCAATTGTCTCATCAGGCCTTTATGTAACACTATTGGAGAGTCCCATTTCACGTCCAATTCGTGCTGGTGGACTTTCAGTATTGAATGAAGCAAAATATTATCGATTATGGATTGATGGAATCTTGCCTATTATAATTGCTagtatttcaaaattgggtGCTTCTATCGTGCCGGAAATTTGTGTTGCATTGCAATTATTTTCTAAGCAAATTGAACATTGCGTCAATAGTTGGGCTCGtgattcatcaagtttgaaaatctCGAGTGGTGCAGTCTACGAAACGAATCAgattttggtgatttaCAATTTACTAAAAGCGATGAATGTTGGTGattatttgaattcaacaatgtcagATTACACCAACCAGGCACATTTTGATGACTCTATAGCtgaggaagaagatgcTTCTGCAGTAATTGATATGAGAATCTTACCGGGATTGGATTCAGAATCAAATCGAGATGATTTTATTGATTGTATCGATAATTTACTTAAACATCCTAAATTCTTGACATCAAGAATCATTGCTAGTTCTCCTGAAGAGAAATCAATTATTGATCGAGGTGGTGAATGGTATGATGTTTTTGTAAAGAGCatttttgaagatattAGAGAAATGAAGAATATGTTGTCATAG
- a CDS encoding Erg12 protein (S. cerevisiae homolog ERG12 has role in ergosterol biosynthetic process, farnesyl diphosphate biosynthetic process, mevalonate pathway, isopentenyl diphosphate biosynthetic process, mevalonate pathway) gives MPSNTEPFIVSAPGKVIIFGEHSAVYGKPAIAAALSLRCYLLVAPSKDTNTIRLQFPDIELDHSWDKRSIPWSNIRKSLKYDENGYPIPPSELVPEIVENLSGMLGGFEDNNVHHLACFCFIYLYVCLCKESCSGMTFIVRSTLPIGAGLGSSASTAVCLSAALSRLGGWINDPHVRERDATPKQDIPDLEFIDRWSLIGEKCFHGNPSGIDNAVATHGGAVMFQRSSVPEKPSVRTNIRTLPPIKLLLTNTKVPKSTAQLVGGVGKLNNKYPSILTPVLDSMGSLVQEAYRVMIHPNFGTKETAILRELVNINHGLLVALGVSHPSLEKVKMIGEEMKIGATKLTGAGGGGCAITLVNDGVEEPVIHQAMLEYERQGFESFETSLGGKGVGMLFQSDSADDKKFSQDSFCSYANRLEIETALAVENVAEWKFW, from the coding sequence ATGCCACTGAACACAGAGCCTTTCATTGTTAGTGCTCCAGGAAAGGTCATAATATTTGGTGAACACTCGGCCGTATACGGAAAGCCGGCAATTGCAGCTGCATTGAGTCTAAGATGCTATTTACTTGTCGCACCCTCTAAAGATACAAACACTATACGATTACAATTTCCAGATATTGAGCTTGATCACTCTTGGGATAAAAGGTCAATCCCTTGGAGCAATATTCGAAAATCTTTAAAGTATGACGAAAATGGGTACCCAATACCTCCTTCGGAATTGGTTCCAGAGATTGTGGAGAATTTGTCTGGTATGCTTGGTGGGTTTGAAGATAATAACGTTCACCACCTTGcctgtttttgtttcatttaCTTGTACGTTTGTCTTTGCAAAGAAAGCTGTTCTGGTATGACCTTCATAGTCCGATCTACCTTACCAATTGGTGCTGGCTTGGGCTCATCTGCATCAACTGCAGTTTGTCTTTCTGCTGCATTGTCGAGATTAGGCGGTTGGATTAATGACCCGCATGTACGTGAGAGAGATGCTACACCGAAACAAGATATACCTGATCTTGAATTTATCGATAGGTGGTCTCTTATTGGCGAAAAGTGTTTCCACGGAAACCCTTCAGGAATTGATAACGCAGTTGCCACGCACGGAGGAGCAGTGATGTTTCAAAGATCTTCAGTGCCAGAAAAACCATCGGTTCGAACAAATATAAGAACATTACCTCCAATCAAGTTGTTATTGACCAACACCAAAGTCCCAAAAAGTACTGCTCAATtagttggtggtgttggAAAGCTAAATAACAAATATCCTTCTATTTTAACACCAGTTTTAGACTCCATGGGAAGTTTGGTACAAGAAGCATATCGTGTCATGATTCATCCCAATTTTGGTACCAAAGAAACTGCAATCTTACGTGAACTAGTTAACATCAACCATGGTCTTTTAGTAGCATTAGGAGTTTCGCACCCTTCATTGGAGAAAGTGAAAATGATTGGTGAGGAGATGAAAATTGGTGCAACTAAATTAACTGGAGCTGGTGGCGGAGGATGTGCGATCACATTGGTTAATGACGGTGTCGAGGAACCGGTGATCCACCAAGCAATGTTGGAGTACGAGCGTCAAGGgtttgaaagttttgaaacCTCGTTAGGAGGGAAAGGTGTTGGAATGTTGTTTCAACTGGATTCTGCGGATGATAAAAAGTTCTCACAGGATCTGTTTTGCAGTTATGCTAACCGTTTAGAGATTGAAACTGCGCTTGCTGTGGAGAATGTGGCTGAGTGGAAATTTTGgtaa
- a CDS encoding tricarboxylate carrier protein: MSSSVPGSVPLPQSKYDLNTYWGRVKHCAEISDPTMLLNTSNDIETAKRMIWDYKNGVIPTMTPELWRAKRVLDSTLHPDTGKTVFLPFRMSSCVLSNLVVTAGMLTPNLGTAGTLFWQIANQSLNVAINIENSNKSHPLTTREIATNYTMAVTASCSVALGLNSIVPKLKNIKPNTRLILGRLVPFAAVVSAGIANVFLMRSQELKKGIVVYDKKGQEVGTSKIAAWYAVGETAASRVINATPIMVIPPLILVRLQKSRLLKGKSKTVETLTNIGLIFVTSLAVLPFALAVFPQCETLHANRLEEKFHHLKDEKGNKITELEFNRGI; this comes from the coding sequence ATGTCATCTTCAGTCCCGGGATCTGTGCCCTTACCTCAGTCAAAATATGACTTGAACACATATTGGGGTCGTGTGAAGCACTGCGCCGAAATATCAGATCCAACAATGCTTTTAAACACTTCCAATGATATCGAAACTGCAAAACGAATGATTTGGGACTATAAGAATGGAGTTATTCCAACCATGACTCCGGAGTTATGGAGAGCAAAAAGAGTTCTTGACTCAACATTGCATCCAGATACAGGTAAAACAGTTTTCCTTCCGTTTAGAATGTCTTCGTGCGTGTTGTCGAATTTGGTGGTAACTGCAGGTATGTTGACACCCAATCTAGGCACTGCTGGAACATTGTTTTGGCAAATCGCCAATCAAAGTTTGAACGTTGCTATCAACATTGAAAACTCCAATAAATCCCACCCTTTGACGACGAGGGAAATTGCAACAAACTATACGATGGCTGTTACTGCTTCTTGTTCAGTTGCATTAGgtttgaattcaattgttcctaaattgaaaaacatcAAACCCAACACGAGACTCATTTTGGGAAGGTTAGTACCAtttgctgctgttgtttcCGCCGGTATTGCTAATGTCTTTTTGATGAGAAGCcaagagttgaaaaagggAATTGTGGTTTATGACAAAAAGGGACAAGAAGTGGGAACATCTAAAATTGCCGCTTGGTACGCCGTAGGGGAGACTGCAGCAAGTAGGGTTATCAATGCCACCCCCATCATGGTCATACCTCCGTTAATATTAGTTAGATTGCAAAAGTCTAGATTATTGAAGGGAAAGTCCAAAACAGTCGAGACATTGACCAACATTGGGTTGATTTTTGTCACCTCTCTCGCAGTTTTGCCATTTGCGTTAGCTGTTTTCCCTCAATGTGAAACTTTACATGCTAACAGGTTAGAGGAAAAAttccatcatttgaaagatgaaaagGGCAACAAAATTACAGAGTTGGAGTTCAACAGaggtatttga
- a CDS encoding Gua1 GMP synthase (involved in the final step of guanine biosynthesis), with protein MSTNLEDVPIEVSKVFDTILVLDFGSQYSHLITRRLREFNVYAEMLPCTQKISELSWKPKGIILSGGPYSVYAEDAPHVDHDIFKLNVPILGICYGMQELAWINGKGVARGDKREYGPATLRVEDKECSLFKDIDHSQVWMSHGDKLHALPSGFKVVATSDNSPYCGISNETEKIYGIQFHPEVTHTLQGKQLLKNFAVDICQAQTNWSMENFVDTEIARIRKLVGPTAEVIGAVSGGVDSTVGAKIMKEAIGDRFHAIYVDNGLMRLNETESVKKTLDEGLGINLTVVDAGDLFLGRLKGVTDPEKKRKIIGNTFINVFEEEAAKIKPHDGSEVEYLLQGTLYPDVIESISFKGPSQTIKTHHNVGGLLEDMKLKLIEPLRELFKDEVRHLGELLGVPQDLVWRHPFPGPGLAIRVLGEVTKEQVKIAREADAIFIEEIKKAGLYRQISQAFAALLPVKSVGVMGDQRTYEQVIALRAIETVDFMTADWFIFDAAFLKRVASRIVNEVDGVARVTYDITSKPPATVEWE; from the coding sequence atGTCTACTAATCTTGAAGATGTGCCAATCGAAGTTTCCAAAGTATTTGACACCATCTTGGTGTTGGACTTTGGTTCCCAATATTCCCATTTAATCACTCGTCGTTTGAGAGAGTTTAATGTCTACGCCGAAATGTTGCCATGTACTCAAAAGATTTCGGAATTGTCTTGGAAACCAAAAGGTATCATCTTATCAGGGGGTCCATATTCTGTCTATGCTGAAGATGCCCCACATGTTGATCAcgatattttcaaattgaatgttCCAATTTTGGGTATTTGCTACGGTATGCAAGAGTTGGCTTGGATCAATGGTAAAGGTGTTGCTAGAGGTGATAAAAGAGAATATGGTCCAGCCACTTTGCGTGTTGAAGATAAGGAATGTTCATTGTTTAAAGATATTGATCACTCACAAGTTTGGATGTCACATGGTGATAAATTACATGCATTACCATCTGGCTTCAAAGTAGTAGCTACTTCAGATAACTCTCCATACTGTGGTATCTCCAATGAAACTGAAAAAATTTATGGTATTCAATTCCATCCAGAAGTCACCCACACCTTGCAAGGTaagcaattgttgaaaaattttgctgttgataTTTGTCAAGCTCAAACCAACTGGAGTATGGAAAACTTTGTTGACACAGAAATTGCTAGAATAAGAAAGTTGGTTGGACCAACTGCCGAAGTTATTGGTGCCGTCTctggtggtgttgattcAACTGTTGGTGCCAAGATTATGAAAGAAGCTATTGGTGACAGATTCCATGCTATCTACGTCGACAATGGTCTCATGAGGTTAAATGAAACTGAAAGTGTGAAAAAGACCTTGGACGAAGGCTTGGGTATCAACTTGACTGTGGTTGATGCAGGTGATTTGTTCCTTGGAAGATTAAAGGGAGTCACTGACCCtgaaaaaaagagaaagattATTGGTAACACTTTTATCAATGTTTTTGAGGAGGAAGCTGCTAAAATCAAGCCACATGATGGTTCAGAAGTTGAGTACCTCTTACAAGGTACTTTGTACCCTGATGTCATCGAATCCATTTCTTTCAAAGGTCCATCCCAAACTATCAAAACCCATCACAATGTTGGTGGTTTATTAGAAGAtatgaagttgaaattgattgaaccCTTGAGAGAATTATTCAAAGATGAAGTTCGTCATTTGGGTGAATTATTGGGAGTTCCACAAGATTTGGTCTGGAGACACCCATTCCCTGGTCCAGGTTTAGCAATCAGAGTTCTTGGTGAAGTTACCAAGGAACAAGTTAAAATCGCTCGTGAAGCTGACGCCATTTTCATTGAAGAGATTAAAAAGGCTGGTTTGTATAGACAAATCTCACAAGCTTTCGCTGCTTTGTTGCCAGTTAAATCAGTTGGTGTTATGGGTGACCAAAGAACTTATGAACAAGTTATTGCTTTGAGAGCTATTGAAACTGTTGATTTCATGACCGCTGATTGGTTTATTTTTGATGCAGCATTTTTAAAGAGAGTTGCATCTAGAATTGTTAACGAAGTCGATGGTGTTGCCCGTGTCACCTACGATATCACTTCTAAGCCACCTGCTACTGTCGAATGGGAGTAG